A portion of the Cellulophaga algicola DSM 14237 genome contains these proteins:
- a CDS encoding PLP-dependent cysteine synthase family protein: MENKINAHNNVLELIGNTPLVKLNRVAESFTGNFYAKVEAFNPGHSSKDRIANFIIEEAEHKGLLKPGSTIIETTSGNTGFSIAMVSIIKGYKCILAVSSKSSLDKIDMLRSMGAEVYVCPAHVAPEDPRSYYQVAKRLHEETKDSIYINQYFNKLNTEAHYRSTGPEIWKQTNGQITHLVACSGTGGTISGTAAYLKEQNPNVKIIAVDAYGSVLKKYHETREFDSKEIYPYRIEGLGKNLIPDSIDFDVIDKFIKVTDEESAHSAREISRKEGMFVGYTSGAALQAIKQLDAEGEFDENSNVVVIFPDHGSRYMSKVYSDKWMADQGFSNAISTDKIPEVQYIK, translated from the coding sequence GCTAAAGTAGAAGCTTTTAACCCAGGCCACTCCTCAAAAGATAGAATTGCTAACTTCATTATAGAAGAAGCAGAACATAAAGGTTTACTTAAGCCTGGTAGTACAATCATTGAAACAACCTCTGGTAATACGGGTTTTAGTATTGCAATGGTTAGTATTATAAAAGGCTATAAATGTATCTTAGCGGTTAGTTCAAAATCTTCACTAGATAAAATAGACATGTTACGCTCTATGGGGGCTGAGGTTTATGTTTGTCCTGCACATGTAGCTCCTGAAGATCCTAGATCTTATTATCAGGTAGCGAAACGTTTACACGAAGAAACTAAAGATAGTATTTACATTAATCAGTATTTCAACAAATTAAATACGGAAGCGCATTACAGGTCTACCGGTCCAGAAATTTGGAAGCAAACAAACGGGCAGATTACGCATTTAGTAGCATGTAGTGGTACTGGAGGAACAATCTCTGGAACAGCAGCCTATTTAAAAGAACAGAATCCTAATGTTAAAATTATAGCTGTGGATGCTTATGGTTCTGTTTTAAAGAAATACCACGAGACAAGAGAATTTGATAGTAAAGAAATTTACCCATACCGAATTGAAGGTTTAGGTAAAAATTTAATTCCAGATTCTATTGACTTTGATGTAATTGATAAGTTTATAAAAGTAACTGATGAAGAGAGTGCACATTCTGCACGTGAAATATCTAGAAAAGAAGGTATGTTTGTTGGGTATACCAGTGGTGCAGCTTTACAGGCCATTAAACAATTAGATGCTGAAGGTGAGTTTGATGAAAATAGTAATGTAGTGGTTATTTTTCCTGATCATGGCTCTCGTTATATGAGTAAAGTATATAGTGATAAATGGATGGCTGATCAAGGTTTTTCAAATGCAATATCTACAGATAAGATACCAGAAGTACAGTATATAAAATAA
- a CDS encoding aminotransferase class I/II-fold pyridoxal phosphate-dependent enzyme, translating into MRDLFERIIENKGPLGKWASQAEGYFVFPKLEGPISNRMKFRGKEVLTWSINDYLGLANLPEIKKVDGETAAEYGAAYPMGARMMSGHTDFHEQLEQELATFVSKETAYLLNFGYQGIMSAIDALVGKDDIIVYDVDSHACIIDGVRLHMGKRFTFKHNDIESLEKNLERAVKMADQTGGGILVITEGVFGMRGEQGRLKEIVALKEKYNFRLLVDDAHGFGTLGKTGAGAGEEQGVQDGIDVYFATFAKSMAGIGAFLAADKGIIDYLKYNLRSQMFAKSLPMIYVKGALKRLDMLRTMPQLKNKLWENVNALQGGLKERGFDIGTTTSCVTPVYLNGSIPEAMALVKDLRENHGIFCSIVVYPVIPKGLILLRMIPTATHTLEDVAVTLEAFSAIRERLENGTYKRLSAAVAAAMGE; encoded by the coding sequence ATGAGAGATTTATTTGAAAGAATAATCGAGAATAAAGGACCATTAGGGAAATGGGCATCGCAAGCTGAAGGTTATTTTGTATTCCCAAAACTTGAAGGACCTATCTCTAATCGTATGAAATTCCGAGGAAAGGAAGTTCTAACGTGGAGCATTAACGATTATTTAGGTCTTGCTAATTTACCGGAAATTAAAAAAGTTGACGGAGAAACAGCAGCAGAATATGGAGCTGCATACCCTATGGGTGCGCGTATGATGAGTGGTCATACCGATTTTCATGAACAATTAGAGCAAGAACTAGCTACTTTCGTTAGCAAGGAAACCGCTTATCTTTTAAACTTCGGATACCAAGGTATCATGTCTGCTATAGACGCGTTGGTTGGTAAAGATGATATTATTGTTTACGATGTAGATTCTCATGCTTGTATAATAGATGGTGTTCGTTTACATATGGGTAAGCGTTTCACTTTTAAGCATAATGATATTGAGAGCTTAGAGAAAAATCTTGAACGTGCCGTTAAAATGGCAGACCAAACAGGTGGCGGTATCCTTGTGATTACTGAAGGTGTTTTTGGTATGCGTGGTGAACAAGGTAGGTTAAAAGAGATTGTCGCTTTAAAAGAAAAATACAATTTTAGACTACTTGTAGATGACGCACATGGTTTTGGTACCTTAGGTAAAACTGGTGCTGGAGCAGGTGAGGAGCAAGGTGTTCAAGACGGAATTGATGTTTATTTTGCAACTTTCGCAAAATCTATGGCCGGTATCGGTGCATTTTTAGCTGCTGATAAAGGAATTATAGATTATTTAAAATACAACTTGCGTTCTCAAATGTTTGCGAAGTCATTACCTATGATTTACGTGAAAGGAGCATTAAAACGTTTAGATATGTTACGTACGATGCCACAACTTAAAAATAAGTTATGGGAAAACGTAAATGCATTGCAAGGCGGACTTAAAGAACGTGGTTTTGATATTGGAACAACAACAAGTTGTGTAACTCCTGTATATTTAAACGGAAGTATTCCTGAGGCAATGGCTTTAGTAAAAGATTTACGTGAGAATCATGGTATCTTTTGTTCTATCGTTGTGTATCCAGTAATTCCAAAAGGATTAATATTACTTCGTATGATTCCTACAGCGACCCATACTTTAGAGGATGTTGCAGTTACTTTAGAGGCTTTCTCTGCAATTAGAGAGCGTTTAGAGAACGGAACTTACAAAAGACTTTCTGCTGCCGTAGCTGCCGCTATGGGTGAGTAA